The Caldisericum sp. genomic interval CAGCAAAAATTCACCTGCACCTTGTCATGCTTCCAACAACTTTTGCAATATCTCTTGTCTTTTCTCTTCCTGCTTTAACATCTCCAAATGTAGTCGTTATGACCGGAGGATATGTGAAAGTAAGAGACATGTTGAAAGCAGGGTTAACAATTGGATTGATTGGTTTAGTTATTCTTGTTTTCTA includes:
- a CDS encoding anion permease, which translates into the protein MPIVGAVAVAAKIHLHLVMLPTTFAISLVFSLPALTSPNVVVMTGGYVKVRDMLKAGLTIGLIGLVILVF